Proteins co-encoded in one Halorussus vallis genomic window:
- a CDS encoding SRPBCC family protein, producing MPTYQRETRVRAPLDDVVAFHARIEGLEAVTPAWLNLRVEAVRGPAGEADPETLEVGAEVRLSLRPFGVGPRQRWVSRITRREEGDGSAVLEDAMVDGPFPTWRHSHQFYAVSTDETVVRDRVEYELPVVGGSLGPLGWLGFEPMFRERHRRTRRILEGDERDAAGGSRADYQRSE from the coding sequence ATGCCGACGTACCAGCGCGAGACGCGAGTCCGCGCGCCGCTCGACGACGTGGTGGCGTTCCACGCCCGAATCGAGGGCCTAGAGGCGGTCACGCCCGCGTGGCTGAACCTGCGCGTCGAGGCGGTGCGCGGTCCCGCGGGGGAAGCCGACCCCGAAACGTTGGAGGTCGGAGCCGAAGTTCGACTCTCCCTCCGACCGTTCGGCGTCGGTCCCCGCCAACGGTGGGTGTCGCGAATCACCCGCCGCGAGGAGGGCGACGGGTCGGCCGTCCTGGAGGACGCGATGGTCGACGGTCCGTTTCCGACGTGGCGACATTCCCACCAGTTCTACGCCGTCTCCACCGACGAAACCGTCGTCAGAGACCGCGTGGAGTACGAACTCCCGGTGGTCGGCGGGTCACTCGGACCGCTCGGGTGGCTCGGCTTCGAACCGATGTTCCGCGAGCGCCACCGCCGGACGAGGCGAATCCTGGAGGGCGACGAGCGGGACGCCGCCGGTGGCTCACGCGCCGACTATCAGCGGTCCGAGTAA